In the Triticum aestivum cultivar Chinese Spring chromosome 2B, IWGSC CS RefSeq v2.1, whole genome shotgun sequence genome, AGCGTTGTGTGAACTAACTGTACATATTTTTTACGAAGCAAATATAGCTCTTATGTTAGGATAATCCTTTCACTACAACACTTGAGAAACAAAGCACCTTCCTTTGATTTTGTCTGCTAGGCATGAAAGCTACAGTAACAATTGGCAGTTTCTTTAGAATAAAGAGACGAACTGAAAGATACGGGCATGATAGAACCTTGCATGTCAAACATTCTTTGCTTCTAGTTGAACTGATAGGTCATGGGTGTCAACTCTACATTTCCATACACATCAATTATGTTTCTCTCCCAACTGGTAAGTAGTGTCCACAAACCTGGATTTACTGAAGAACGGAGAGCACGGAACTCGGTTGCGGCAACGACCATCTTAGCCATGTGGTCGGCGTTGCAGTACATGCCTAGACGCATGGCCTGGAGGACCTCCCTGTCCGGATGATCCTGGACAAAGAACGTCGCTACCGACAGAACAATGAACAGGAAGGCGAGGTCGCCGTCCCACCCTGTGATGACGGAGCAGCAGAGGAGCATGGCAGTGTTGCGCGCTAGCCACTCCCTGCGAGAGAACgcaagggggggggagggggggtcgaaCAGTATAGAAAGAACCATTCTGCTTTTGTTCGTGAGATCTTCAAAGATGGTCTAATGATTACTGTACATAGTTTATGCTGCAAATAAGACTGAACAAGGATCAAACAGTATTTTGGATATAAAAACATGATAAGGGCTAAGGGCTACCAAATCTGGCCACCATAGTTTTTTCCTTATTTGATTTACCATTCATCTTAAAACATGATAATTTTGACATTATAGTAAAAATAAAGCATAGTGTAAATAGCAAACATGTAATGGGAAGAAAAGTAAAAAAGGTTCTTCGGTTTTGGACAACTTTTCTCACATTTCCTCGCACCTTGCTATCTAATTTTTTATTTCAAGTGTAATTCAGACACATGAAAGATTATGCAGTTCATTCACAACTTTTACTTCAGAAATTATTTGAAAATAAAATGTGCCTCAGCTGATGCAAAAAGTGAAATGTCTGGAAACATAACTTCATAGATTAGTGTTAATATAAAAATTACATCACAATAACTTTTTGGAACACATAACTGTACCGAAAAAATCAGATTGTTCCTTCTAGGAAGGTGATCTTCGTGCCCTTATTCCATCCCGGCTTCACGTCGACCGTCGGGATCTCCACCATGATCGTCTTTCTACACATAGTCGCCATGAACAAGTAGTGTTTAGTGTTTATTTTAGCACCCAAAATCAGTTTCTTATTTTATTAAAGACATGCATCAAAATTGACACTAAATAATCCAGATTGACCGAGCAGGCTAAAATTTGAAGTTGGCTTAAAGATTAGTAAGAACCCGTCCAAATCAATAAGACACGACTGGACTATTTGGTTGAAGTAACAAAGATATTGCAGTGCTAATAATGCAGCTTTAGAATAGATCTGAACAATTGTGACTGCCGTTGCAGTCTACTAAACAAATCAAACAGACCCAACTAGTCAACTACAAATTTCTCAGGATTAATTTTTGGAACACATGTACCTCATACTGAGGTTAAATAATTCAGAATGATTGAGGAAGCTAAAATCTGAAGACAGCTTAAGATTACTGAAAACTGCCCAAATCAATTATACAACTCAGATGGAACCAACAAGGAAATTGTATTTATCAAGTTTAATCTGGACCAACTAAAACAGTCTTCAATATTCAAGAATGTAGTGGATCTTGATTCTTAATCGGGATAACAAATGACCACATGCATACAATAGAGGGAAGGAGAAGATACTCACATGTGTACCACACTTGAATTTCCTACGAGTAAGAAAAGGTAGGGAATAGAATTACAATAGAAGGATTCAACTGGATGAACTGAGCAGTGAAAACTTCCTGGTTATTATCAATGACATCATCGACCAGAATAGGCGGCGAAGTTGAAGCTATCGTCGTCAGCCTTGCAAAGGAGGGCCTGCTTCATGGGATAACACACGCTTTGCAGCCGAGGCAGTGCCCAGCTGGAACAAATCGGGACGACGCGGGGAGATGGGATTATGAAGTATGTTTTTAGCATACAAATTGTTTGGCATAATAATGaaaaaggaattatgagaattcaACATAATTACTACAGAGAGCATGAAAATCATAGCATGTGTATAGTTCGAGAAAATACGATTGTGCTTTGTTTGATCTCACTAAGAAGAACCTACAGAATATACATAGTTCACAATTAACCATCGGTCTGCACAAGTGAATGCAAGAAATTCGAGTAATTGCTGTGAACATCATTCATTAAGCATACAGTTCTTAGTGTGTTGACTTCCATCCAAATACGAATTTAAATAGGATGGAGCATGAACATTGAAATTAATAGTGACAATCTATATTATGTTGTCAATGCCAACATATGTCAAGATAATccaatatgtttgctgaaattgaAAGATACTAAAGTGGCACATGCTAGCATTTTTAAATCAGATGACTATAAAAAAGAAGCcaacaaataaaagtaaataagtatCAAGTGTTCAAAGATAATGGTGGAGCATAAGGTCATGAAGTGATAAATTAGAGCTGCCAAGCAATCTAGAGCAGCAGGAATCCAAGAACAAGACCTTACCTTCATAAAAATAAGGGAAGAACACTTCTTTCATAGCCTTCCTACAAGTACAAAACATATGTAATTAGCATTGTTTCAGTCACATTTTTTGCAAATAAAGAGTGTAATAATTACCGCCTCTTTTTTGCCACTAATAATTACCACCTCTGACTGACCTCTAGTAGCAGAATCAAAAAAAAATCATCACGTACAATATCATAGTTGTACACTCCAAGTCAAAGTAGAACAGATCACACAGATTCCCTGACAACAAGAGATGGTCAGATCAATTTGCTTATAATTTCATTCCACCTCACGATCCATTGCCCGCTCTCTCTCAATGGAAATAAAACCTATGAAAGTCATAAGTTGTCACTGTAGTTAACATTTAGAAATTAAATCACATGAAATCTATAACCAATTCCTGATTGCATTAAGCTGTAAATGCTGCAAATGCAGAAGTACAACAAAAACCATGAAGGTGCAATGCATGACAGTAAATACATGAACTGTAGATGTTGTAAATACATGAATTGCAAAGGCTTCCCGAGCTGCTGCTTGTCGTGGTCGAGTGCTTCGGCCAAGGTTCAATGCAGTATGAGACATGTGCAATTGACTTCAAGCCGTTAAATTAAGTTCGTTGTCTTTCTTGTCAACAAAATCCATGAAGGTTACTTGATTTTAGCTCTAGGTGTGGTGCTATGCAGATGATGGCCACAATAAGCGCTCAACTTTTTTTCCAGAAATTTGATAATATGCACAATTTAGGTACACGGACGATAAATCTAGTGGAATTCACATGGATAACACAAAGGCTCGTGAGAGAAATACCTCTTAAAAGAAAACAAAATTAACTAATCATATTCATTTTGTATGTAACAAAAACTGAACGACGACACTAAAATCTTACCTCCTAACAAAAATTGCTTATAACGATACAACATGTGCCATACTATCAATGCATAATCCAAGAGATGAAGCTAGGTGATTAGCTCAACTAATGCACTGCcgttttttctaatttctgacaaaGATGTTACTAACAAAGATACTTAGTTGTCCTTTCAAAAAAATGCATGGTGAAGTTTTGGATTGGCTTGCTAATAGACTGTGGGTGCCTTGTGAGGAGTAGGAGCACGTTCGCCTGTCCACGGCCATGGTGTACATGCAATGTGTTGTATAAGCAGTGCAAGTGAGAAGTATACATGCATGCGTGCGCACATCCAGCAATCAGGCTCAAGAGCTGCTCATACCTAGCGTCAGCCGACCAAACCTCCCAGTGCGGAACATGCATCAGACAACACCGTACAGTTCCCAGCCCATGCCGCAAGCAAATCCAAGCCAATGGAGTGGCGGTGGTAGGCTGTGCTGTAGCGGTGTGGAACTGACGCGGCGGCGACCGGGACGATGGTACAACGATCTGGCAACGAGCGCTCGACTGATTCAGTTCAGGTTTTGGATTTAGGTGCATGCGTCCACaccgagggagagggagagcgacAGATGGGGATAGTATCAAATCCGAAGCAACATGTAGCCAACCTGTGAGAAATCCATCGACGGCGGCTCAGATCCCGGCCAACCCCAGCAAGCCCTCAACAGGAACGCACCACGGGCCCCGCCGCTTGGTCCCCAGCCCTCACGGCTGCGCAGGACTCCCGCACCGGCGGCAGCCCCGAGGGGCCTCCAAGCCGATGCGCGAGCCGACACAGGGGAGGGGTTGGCCCCGAGAGCGGGAACCCGGCGACTCCGTCGGACAGGagctgggcggcgccgtccatcaTCGCCCCTGTTTGGCGCATCGATGGGAAATGGGTGCGGGCGCGGCTGCGGTGCGCGGCgcgtcggcggcgggcggcgggcggcgcgcagTGAGGCTGGGCGGGGCGGGGCgaggcaggaggtggcggcgggatGGAGGTCGAGATGGGATCGGGGAGCAAGGGTCGTGCGGGCTGGGCTATTTTTTTTTCTCGGGCTGACTTATGTtgaggactgcgggttgaattctgcAAAAcggagggacttttctgcaaaaaagcacgacgtacgaccagaagcgatagctggtttattagtaggtaaagaggtaaagataaagataaagataaagattgtTTTCAGGTTGTTTTGTTCCCAGCCACGTAAGAGAAGTGTTCATCTGCGGCCGATTCTTCTTTGTATCACAGACACACTAATTAGCGCAATGGCTAGCTCCGTTATTCCCACCGAGAGGTCCTGGGATCAAATCCTAGTGAGCCTCATTTATTTTTTTCCCTTTGTCATGTTTTTTTAACCG is a window encoding:
- the LOC123044866 gene encoding uncharacterized protein; the encoded protein is MVLSILFDPPSPPLAFSRREWLARNTAMLLCCSVITGWDGDLAFLFIVLSVATFFVQDHPDREVLQAMRLGMYCNADHMAKMVVAATEFRALRSSVNPDAETKRRVPWDHEVYKAKEEECHLLSSKIFFLLGNERIECKIALLQGQRVDHHLQFLRFPVCIRHSQQAPGCGFGSAQTISSMVSRSSPMFFI